In a genomic window of Quercus lobata isolate SW786 chromosome 4, ValleyOak3.0 Primary Assembly, whole genome shotgun sequence:
- the LOC115983817 gene encoding uncharacterized protein LOC115983817: MSKNMTLLLSSVLLIMTMSLSFTYGDAISVIPSNATYSPTFAWGYVFIIDHPFRQQNQQLEHWTGESDFFVRYGNRTLHHFNHRNGDKLSFMKEVGVGEISEFDGKFVANIPIITEAAAEVSIMKNGLKLKWPSSPSSALCQSCENSGGTCTTDRSNNFACRCHGVLRPHNCHN; encoded by the exons ATGTCGAAGAATATGACTCTCCTCCTTTCTTCTGTTTTATTAATTATGACTATGAGCCTCTCCTTCACCTATGGTGATGCCATTTCTGTAATACCAAGCAACGCCACTTATTCTCCTACTTTCGCCTGGGGCTACGTTTTCATTATCGACCACCCATTTAGGCAGCAAAATCAACAGCTTGAGCATTGGACTGGAGAGTCTGACTTTTTCGTCCGGTATGGAAACCGAACCCTCCATCATTTTAATCACCGG AACGGTGATAAACTTTCATTCATGAAAGAGGTGGGAGTGGGAGAGATCTCAGAGTTTGATGGCAAATTTGTTGCGAACATCCCAATAATTACAGAAGCAGCAGCTGAAGTTTCAATAATGAAAAATGGGTTGAAGTTGAAATGGCCATCTAGCCCATCCAGTGCTTTATGTCAATCATGTGAGAACTCTGGGGGAACATGCACAACTGATCGTTCTAATAATTTCGCTTGCCGTTGTCATGGCGTACTTCGTCCACATAATTGTCATAATTAG